One genomic segment of Brassica napus cultivar Da-Ae chromosome A3, Da-Ae, whole genome shotgun sequence includes these proteins:
- the LOC106448278 gene encoding prosaposin-like produces the protein MGPKAGTFVLFLLGLTFLSDARSFLHPTLSEEVTKNENVCTLCEEYVTSALTYLEKNETQTQILEDLHDRCSLIRGFEQQCITLVDYYLPLFFLHLESFQPHYFCKRMNLCGHVVALVEEARQDTCGVCHRTVSEILIKLQDPDTQLDVIELLLKGCKSFKNYEYEKKCKKLVFEYGPLILVNAEEFLVKNDICTLLRACPNKQTVLRLPGLADS, from the exons ATGGGACCCAAAGCTGGAACCTTTGTTCTTTTCTTGCTGGGTTTGACCTTTCTTTCTGACGCTAGATCCTTCCTTCACCCCACCCTCTCAG AGGAAGTTACCAAGAATGAAAACGTTTGCACTCTTTGTGAGGAGTATGTTACCTCTGCCCTCACCTACCTTGAGAAAAACGAAACACAGACTCAGATACTAGAGGACCTTCATGATCGGTGTTCCCTTATCCGCGGATTTGAGCAGCAg TGCATAACTTTGGTTGACTACTATCTCCCTCTGTTCTTCTTGCATCTCGAGTCCTTTCAACCTCATTATTTCTGCAAGAGGATGAATCTCTGTGGTCACGTTGTAGCTCTTGTAGAAGAAGCTCGTCAGGATACTTGCGGTGTTTGCCACAGGACTGTTTCTGAGATTCTCATCAAACTACAAGATCCTGACACACAG CTGGATGTAATTGAGCTGCTTCTTAAGGGATGCAAATCGTTCAAAAACTATGAATACGAGAAGAAG TGCAAGAAGTTGGTGTTCGAGTATGGACCTTTGATCCTCGTAAATGCAGAGGAGTTCCTTGTGAAAAACGACATCTGCACACTCTTACGCGCGTGTCCGAACAAGCAAACGGTTCTAAGGCTGCCAGGGTTGGCGGATTCTTGA
- the LOC106448272 gene encoding PAN domain-containing protein At5g03700 — protein MATCKQKKNIFPSKSVEKNTLIPKFLFSYHLSSFPKNFQISTTEETSHDMVMKIITFSFLICLFSKLQGHCKSDINLGFTLPLSAPIEYTPGFIGKAYIMETETSSRREPSFKAALTMESSEYKGRYLCSIQVFFGDVRVWSSGHYTKMYVSNKCIFELTEDGDMRLKRSNKRVGWRSGTSGQGIERLEIQSTGNLVLLDAMNMIKWQSFNFPTDVMLSGQRLDVAMQLTSFPKDSTMFYSFEVLRDKIALFLNLDELKYSYWEYKPIENKTVNFLRLGPKGLDIFDDNSHRIGRIEQPLTRFLAIGNITGNLGLYSYKPDKGKFEATFRAVSNTCDLPVACKPYGICTSSKSCSCIKVMSNGDCNSNEEEWLSMKRLCDHEMVELEGVTTVLRNGTEARNVSKERCEELCKKDCECRGASYSVSEESCVMYGVVMGVKEIERESGLSYMVKIPKGVRLSDEKSNVRKWVVGLVGGIDALVILLLLSGFGFYYIRKRRKSLSQPQPQLQEEPIAE, from the exons ATGGCAACatgtaagcaaaaaaaaaacatttttcccAGCAAAAGTGTAGAGAAAAACACACTCAtaccaaaatttcttttttcttatcatCTTTCCTCTTTTCCCAAAAATTTCCAAATATCAACAACAGAAGAAACATCTCATGATATGGTGATGAAGATCATTACATTCAGTTTCTTAATTTGCTTATTCTCTAAACTCCAAGGTCACTGCAAAtcagatatcaaccttggtttTACTCTGCCACTCTCTGCTCCTATAGAATACACTCCGGGATTtattggcaaagcttatataatggAGACAGAAACATCATCAAGAAGAGAACCCAGTTTCAAAGCCGCATTAACGATGGAATCAAGCGAATATAAGGGACGATATTTGTGTTCTATCCAAGTTTTCTTTGGAGATGTAAGAGTTTGGAGTTCAGGGCATTACACAAAGATGTATGTTTCTAACAAATGCATCTTCGAGCTCACAGAAGATGGAGACATGAGGTTAAAGAGAAGCAATAAGCGCGTTGGATGGCGGAGTGGAACCTCAGGACAAGGCATTGAG AGGTtggagatacaaagcacggggAATCTAGTGTTGCTTGATGCTATGAATATGATCAAGTGGCAGAGTTTCAACTTCCCAACAGATGTGATGTTGAGTGGCCAGAGACTAGACGTGGCTATGCAACTAACTTCATTCCCAAAAGACTCGACTATGTTCTACTCTTTTGAAGTTCTACGTGACAAGATTGCTCTCTTCCTCAACTTAGACGAGCTCAAGTACTCTTACTGGGAGTACAAACCTATAGAGAACAAAACAGTCAACTTCTTGAGATTAGGGCCAAAGGGTCTTGACATATTTGATGATAACAGCCATAGAATAGGGAGAATAGAGCAACCTTTGACCAGGTTCTTGGCTATCGGGAACATAACCGGTAATCTTGGCCTTTACTCGTATAAACCGGACAAGGGAAAGTTCGAGGCAACGTTTCGAGCTGTGAGCAACACGTGTGATCTTCCTGTAGCGTGTAAACCGTATGGAATCTGCACATCTTCCAAGTCTTGTTCTTGCATTAAAGTTATGAGCAATGGAGACTGCAACAGCAACGAGGAGGAATGGCTTTCGATGAAGAGGCTATGCGATCACGAGATGGTTGAGCTAGAAGGAGTCACGACGGTGCTGAGAAACGGTACTGAGGCGAGGAACGTGAGCAAAGAAAGATGTGAGGAGTTGTGTAAGAAAGACTGTGAGTGCAGAGGGGCGAGTTACTCTGTCTCTGAAGAGAGTTGTGTGATGTATGGGGTTGTGATGGGTGTTAAggagattgagagagagagtgggTTGAGTTATATGGTGAAGATACCTAAAGGAGTGAGGTTGAGTGATGAGAAGTCTAATGTGAGAAAATGGGTTGTGGGGTTAGTTGGAGGGATTGATGCTCTGGTCATATTGCTGCTTCTGtctggttttggtttttattacATTAGGAAGCGACGGAAGAGCTTATCACAGCCACAGCCACAGCTTCAGGAAGAGCCCATTGCAGAATAG
- the LOC106448289 gene encoding uncharacterized protein LOC106448289, whose translation MEEGLPEADNLSRIKQKTEEEEEKGANGYGGVLNNLISNLIGTTTTTVNDKSGENMPKSECEDEDHEKKKESSGAGILENIISHLPDDIEVPTTGEASMLIHSVID comes from the exons ATGGAAGAGGGGTTACCAGAAGCAGACAACCTCTCACGtatcaaacaaaaaacagaagaagaggaagagaagggAGCTAATGGTTATGGTGGGGTTTTGAACAATCTGATATCCAACTTGATTggtacaacaacaacaacagtaaACGACAAATCTGGTGAAAACATGCCAAAATCTGAATGTGAAGATGAAGAtcatgagaagaagaaagagagttcAGGTGCTGGAATCttggaaaatattatttctCATCTGCCAG ACGATATTGAAGTTCCAACGACAGGGGAAGCATCCATGCTGATCCACTCTGTGATTGACTGA
- the LOC106376892 gene encoding short-chain dehydrogenase reductase 2a, giving the protein MPAQVITEQTFQSLHDTIMEDTNSTLFHKRLEGKVAIITGGAHGIGKATVKLFARHGATVVIADVDATAGSSLAKSISSSQVAFISCDVSVEADVENLVNVTIARYGRLDVLFNNAGVLGDQKKHKSILDFNAEEFDQVMRVNVRGAGLGMKHAARAMIKRGFKGCIISTASVAGVMGGMGPHAYTASKHAIVGLTKNAACELGRYGIRVNCISPFGVATSMLVNAWRKTSGCGDMEDGDDVEEMEEFVRSLANLKGETLRATDIAEAALYLASDESKYVNGHNLVVDGGVTTARNCVGL; this is encoded by the exons ATGCCGGCTCAAGTGATCACTGAGCAGACCTTTCAATCCCTCCACGACACCATCATGGAGGATACAAATTCAACTTTATTTCATAAGAG GTTGGAAGGAAAAGTAGCCATCATAACCGGAGGCGCACATGGGATCGGCAAAGCAACCGTCAAGCTATTCGCGAGACACGGTGCCACGGTGGTGATCGCTGACGTGGACGCCACAGCCGGCTCCTCCCTGGCTAAATCGATCTCATCATCCCAAGTCGCCTTCATAAGCTGCGATGTGTCGGTCGAAGCTGACGTGGAAAACCTAGTGAACGTGACCATCGCGCGTTACGGTCGACTTGACGTGCTATTCAACAACGCAGGAGTTCTCGGGgaccaaaagaaacacaaaagcATATTAGACTTCAACGCTGAAGAGTTCGACCAAGTGATGCGTGTGAACGTGCGAGGCGCAGGGCTAGGCATGAAACACGCGGCACGTGCCATGATCAAAAGAGGCTTTAAAGGTTGCATAATCTCGACGGCGAGTGTGGCCGGCGTGATGGGTGGAATGGGCCCACATGCTTACACGGCGTCGAAGCATGCGATCGTTGGACTGACCAAGAACGCAGCTTGTGAGCTTGGGAGGTATGGGATTAGGGTTAACTGCATATCACCATTTGGAGTTGCTACGTCCATGCTGGTGAACGCGTGGAGGAAGACGAGTGGATGTGGTGACATGGAAGATGGTGATGATGTAGAGGAGATGGAGGAGTTCGTGAGGAGTTTGGCTAATTTGAAAGGAGAGACATTAAGAGCGACGGATATAGCTGAAGCGGCGTTATATTTGGCGAGTGATGAGTCAAAGTATGTTAATGGACATAACCTTGTTGTTGACGGGGGTGTTACGACTGCGAGGAACTGTGTTGGTTTGTGA